The following coding sequences are from one Pseudonocardia sp. EC080619-01 window:
- a CDS encoding ABC transporter ATP-binding protein, with protein sequence MTLEIDSLTKRYGSTVALDGVTLDVRPGEILGFVGSNGAGKTTTMRIALGVLAADAGEVRLGGRPVDLDVRRTIGYMPEERGLYPKMKVGEQLAYLAELHGVGRAGARRAVLRWAERLGVESRLESTVDALSLGNQQRVQLAAALVHDPAVLVLDEPFSGLDPVAVDVMSEVLQEKARTGVPVLFSSHQLDLVQRLCDRVGIIAAGRMRTVGTVAAVRRGGGTRLEVHAPAAPPGWADGLPGVVVDRFADGRTTLLLDDRANDQDVLAAALATGPVHGFTVRTPSLTDLYREVVA encoded by the coding sequence ATGACCCTCGAGATCGACTCCCTGACCAAGCGGTACGGGTCGACCGTCGCGCTCGACGGCGTGACCCTCGACGTCCGCCCGGGCGAGATCCTGGGCTTCGTCGGGTCGAACGGCGCCGGCAAGACGACCACGATGCGGATCGCGCTCGGCGTGCTCGCCGCCGACGCCGGTGAGGTCCGCCTCGGCGGCAGGCCGGTGGACCTCGACGTCCGCCGCACCATCGGCTACATGCCCGAGGAGCGCGGGCTGTACCCGAAGATGAAGGTCGGCGAGCAGCTCGCCTACCTGGCCGAGCTGCACGGCGTCGGCCGGGCCGGCGCGCGGCGGGCCGTGCTCCGCTGGGCCGAACGGCTCGGGGTGGAGTCCCGCCTGGAGAGCACCGTCGACGCGCTCAGCCTCGGCAACCAGCAGCGGGTGCAGCTGGCGGCGGCGCTCGTCCACGATCCGGCCGTCCTCGTGCTGGACGAGCCGTTCTCCGGGCTGGACCCGGTGGCCGTCGACGTGATGAGCGAGGTGCTGCAGGAGAAGGCCCGGACGGGGGTGCCGGTGCTGTTCTCCAGCCACCAGCTCGACCTGGTGCAGCGCCTGTGCGACCGGGTCGGGATCATCGCGGCGGGCCGGATGCGGACGGTCGGGACGGTCGCGGCGGTACGCCGCGGCGGCGGGACCCGGCTGGAGGTCCACGCCCCGGCCGCCCCGCCGGGCTGGGCGGACGGCCTGCCCGGCGTCGTCGTCGACCGGTTCGCCGACGGCCGCACCACCCTGCTGCTCGACGACCGTGCGAACGACCAGGACGTCCTCGCCGCCGCGCTCGCCACCGGGCCGGTGCACGGGTTCACCGTCCGCACCCCGTCCCTGACCGATCTCTACCGGGAGGTCGTCGCATGA
- a CDS encoding CPBP family intramembrane glutamic endopeptidase has translation MTDLRDGTDGGAATRGAAPPPGTGRPGGPSVGWTELLVAAPLYLVLSGLAGFTLFLVGGMAVLGAAVPLLALTGAATLLTAFAVLAIRVRWMPAIGLRATTARWLLVGVAAGLVARGLAFGVGWAYQEITGDLSDPQAFLGEALAGDDLLVLAGVMLAGAVLVPFAEEVLFRGIGYGALRRYGVGVAAPASAAVFAIAHGVNVVLVIAFLLGVVCALLYERSRSIWPAVVTHAVFNASGFAIATLLL, from the coding sequence ATGACGGACCTGCGTGACGGGACCGACGGCGGGGCGGCGACGAGGGGTGCCGCCCCGCCTCCGGGGACCGGACGGCCGGGCGGCCCGTCGGTCGGCTGGACCGAGCTGCTGGTCGCGGCCCCGCTGTACCTCGTGCTCAGCGGGCTCGCCGGGTTCACCCTGTTCCTGGTGGGCGGCATGGCCGTGCTCGGCGCGGCCGTGCCGTTGCTCGCGCTCACCGGTGCCGCCACGCTCCTGACCGCGTTCGCCGTGCTCGCGATCCGGGTGCGGTGGATGCCCGCGATCGGCCTGCGCGCGACGACGGCGCGGTGGCTGCTGGTGGGCGTCGCCGCCGGCCTGGTGGCGCGCGGCCTCGCCTTCGGGGTCGGCTGGGCGTACCAGGAGATCACCGGCGACCTGTCGGACCCGCAGGCGTTCCTGGGCGAGGCACTGGCGGGCGACGACCTGCTCGTCCTCGCCGGAGTGATGCTCGCCGGGGCGGTGCTGGTGCCGTTCGCCGAGGAGGTGCTGTTCCGCGGGATCGGCTACGGCGCGCTGCGCCGCTACGGCGTGGGGGTCGCGGCGCCGGCGAGCGCCGCGGTCTTCGCGATCGCGCACGGCGTCAACGTCGTCCTGGTGATCGCGTTCCTGCTCGGCGTGGTCTGCGCGCTGCTCTACGAGCGGAGCCGCTCGATCTGGCCCGCCGTCGTGACGCACGCGGTGTTCAACGCGTCCGGCTTCGCGATCGCGACGCTGCTCCTGTGA
- a CDS encoding ATP-binding protein, whose translation MTTAEPRDDRPGPLPGTRAGDAALASAVLLTALMEVLSTRVPGAPVLPGLLPGAAGTVAGTLTATALAAIVLVRRYRPRRAYALVAIVSVVQFAMIATPTTYVWPVLAFAVARAPGRAAAVLVLGWAGAVAGFTAAGVPMFGDLGTAAGAAVGGGLVIAVLVLAGGAAGRYTRAAARREDRIREETERARRSAALRTERARIAEEIGSGVLSGLHRLVGLTRRWEPAGAGGTVPVASEAELRALRDQARSVLAAMRRVLGILRSPDSPDPTDPADPPGSSDSGTGSPGPGTGSPGPAGQEPRAPDRRRGWPLPDRAGLAAQAAFLVVALPAAALPVPPSLDPDLARLLGTFGLPFESLPGLLVVALQFALIAWWRTAPVPAVLIAGVCTVVTAGLGATNLFADTSWLLLVWGAAAYTRPRWSGPAVTVSTLTWLAGAMTFGYASAVGGTAWLLFACLGTVPVWVAGVLVRRHRLETEQRHRDRAEAGDRDAVTGERLRVARDLHDVVAHHVSAIAVQAGAARMAADPAVRAEAVAHVAESGRRVAEALPELEGLTPDPHGVPLDAAGVAELVGPSRVAGLPVTVSVEGTPPADTGDAELFAQRILTESLTNALRHAGRSGTRVRVVHREPVLEVEISDDGPVPGHRPDGQGSGLGLVGMRERVELLGGTLHAGPGDGAGWTVHAVLPRAPLVRGDEAAPAPISSSAPIRSDPLAT comes from the coding sequence GTGACGACGGCTGAGCCGCGCGACGACCGGCCCGGCCCGCTGCCGGGTACCCGGGCCGGCGACGCGGCGCTGGCCTCGGCGGTCCTGCTCACCGCGCTGATGGAGGTGCTGTCGACGCGGGTGCCCGGGGCGCCCGTACTCCCCGGCCTGCTCCCCGGGGCGGCCGGCACGGTCGCGGGGACGCTGACCGCGACGGCGCTGGCCGCGATCGTCCTGGTGCGCCGGTACCGGCCGCGCCGGGCGTACGCGCTGGTGGCGATCGTGTCCGTGGTCCAGTTCGCGATGATCGCCACCCCGACGACGTACGTGTGGCCGGTGCTCGCGTTCGCGGTCGCGCGGGCCCCCGGGCGCGCCGCCGCCGTGCTGGTGCTCGGCTGGGCCGGAGCGGTCGCCGGGTTCACCGCGGCCGGTGTGCCGATGTTCGGCGACCTCGGCACCGCCGCGGGCGCCGCCGTCGGTGGCGGCCTGGTCATCGCCGTGCTGGTGCTGGCGGGCGGGGCGGCCGGGCGCTACACCCGGGCCGCGGCGCGGCGGGAGGACCGGATCCGGGAGGAGACCGAGCGGGCCCGGCGCTCGGCGGCGCTGCGCACCGAACGGGCCCGGATCGCCGAGGAGATCGGCAGCGGCGTGCTGTCCGGGCTGCACCGGCTGGTCGGGCTGACCCGGCGGTGGGAGCCGGCCGGTGCCGGTGGGACCGTCCCCGTGGCGTCCGAGGCGGAGCTGCGGGCGCTCCGCGACCAGGCCCGGTCGGTGCTCGCCGCGATGCGGCGGGTGCTGGGGATCCTGCGCTCCCCCGACTCACCCGACCCCACCGACCCTGCCGACCCGCCCGGCTCCTCGGACTCCGGGACCGGCTCACCGGGCCCCGGAACCGGCTCACCGGGCCCCGCCGGCCAGGAGCCGCGTGCCCCGGACCGGCGGCGCGGATGGCCGCTGCCGGACCGGGCCGGGCTGGCCGCGCAGGCCGCGTTCCTCGTCGTCGCACTGCCGGCGGCGGCGCTGCCCGTGCCGCCGTCGCTCGACCCGGATCTCGCACGGTTGCTGGGGACCTTCGGGCTGCCGTTCGAGTCGCTCCCCGGGTTGCTGGTGGTCGCGCTGCAGTTCGCGCTGATCGCCTGGTGGCGCACCGCGCCCGTCCCGGCGGTGCTGATCGCCGGGGTGTGCACGGTCGTCACCGCCGGGCTCGGTGCCACCAACCTGTTCGCCGACACGTCCTGGCTGCTGCTCGTGTGGGGTGCCGCGGCGTACACCCGGCCCCGGTGGTCCGGGCCCGCCGTCACGGTGTCGACGCTGACCTGGCTGGCCGGTGCGATGACGTTCGGCTACGCGAGCGCCGTCGGCGGCACGGCGTGGCTGCTGTTCGCCTGCCTCGGCACGGTGCCGGTGTGGGTCGCGGGCGTGCTGGTGCGGCGGCACCGGCTGGAGACCGAGCAGCGGCACCGGGACCGCGCGGAGGCCGGTGACCGCGACGCCGTCACCGGGGAGCGGCTGCGGGTCGCCCGCGACCTGCACGACGTCGTCGCCCACCACGTCAGCGCGATCGCGGTGCAGGCCGGGGCGGCACGGATGGCCGCGGACCCCGCCGTCCGCGCGGAGGCCGTCGCGCACGTCGCCGAGTCGGGGCGCCGGGTCGCCGAGGCGTTGCCCGAGCTCGAGGGCCTCACGCCGGACCCGCACGGCGTCCCGCTGGACGCGGCCGGTGTCGCGGAGCTCGTCGGCCCGTCGCGGGTCGCCGGCCTGCCGGTCACCGTCTCCGTCGAGGGCACGCCGCCCGCCGACACCGGCGACGCGGAGCTGTTCGCCCAGCGCATCCTCACCGAGTCGCTGACCAACGCGCTCCGGCACGCGGGCCGGTCCGGGACCCGGGTGCGGGTCGTGCACCGGGAGCCGGTGCTGGAGGTCGAGATCTCCGACGACGGCCCGGTCCCCGGCCACCGGCCCGACGGCCAGGGCTCCGGCCTGGGCCTGGTCGGCATGCGCGAACGGGTCGAGCTGCTCGGCGGCACGCTGCACGCGGGCCCCGGCGACGGGGCCGGCTGGACGGTGCACGCCGTGCTCCCCCGGGCGCCGCTCGTCCGCGGGGACGAGGCCGCGCCCGCCCCGATCTCGTCCTCCGCGCCGATCCGGAGCGACCCCCTCGCCACCTAG